The following coding sequences are from one Acidobacteriota bacterium window:
- a CDS encoding carboxypeptidase regulatory-like domain-containing protein translates to MLRRTLISTLAAASLAAFVILLFPAESAAQSGGIKGRVRTVSGKAIPNATVTARLDGKDVRSATTDRNGSFEINGLSSGNYNVVVDATGFASGIRYGVEVKNSVRNIGDRLILNVDQGTLVIIRGSVFFKEGNSMQGAKVELFEVGSNGSLKRLGQAFTSLQGEFTFRRPEGPAKLRVTASFKGVSASKDIEVETAAIYRTAISLDISRNDR, encoded by the coding sequence ATGCTTAGACGTACATTAATTTCAACTCTCGCGGCCGCATCGCTCGCGGCGTTCGTTATTCTGCTATTTCCCGCCGAGAGTGCGGCTCAGTCGGGTGGGATCAAAGGGCGAGTTCGCACCGTATCCGGCAAAGCCATCCCAAACGCGACCGTCACCGCACGGCTCGATGGCAAGGACGTCCGCTCGGCAACAACAGACCGAAACGGGAGCTTTGAGATCAATGGGCTTTCTTCGGGAAATTACAATGTTGTGGTCGATGCAACGGGCTTTGCCTCGGGCATCCGCTATGGCGTCGAGGTCAAGAATAGCGTACGAAATATCGGCGACCGCCTGATTCTCAATGTAGATCAGGGCACGCTCGTCATCATTCGCGGAAGCGTTTTCTTTAAGGAAGGAAACAGTATGCAGGGTGCAAAGGTCGAACTCTTTGAGGTCGGCAGCAACGGCTCGCTGAAACGATTAGGCCAGGCGTTCACTTCCTTGCAGGGCGAGTTCACCTTCCGCCGTCCCGAGGGACCGGCAAAGCTTCGCGTCACCGCAAGTTTTAAGGGCGTTAGTGCCTCGAAAGATATTGAAGTAGAAACTGCTGCGATCTACCGTACTGCGATCTCGCTCGATATCTCACGCAACGACCGTTAG
- a CDS encoding GDP-mannose 4,6-dehydratase encodes MKILITGGAGFVGSHLADKLIAEGHSITVIDDLSTGRYANIEHLEGHERFRLIIDTVMNQSLMEDLIRDTDRVFHMASAVGVRLIMEQPVKTIETIFHGTDVVLKFCSRYRKPVLIPSTSEVYGKGASVPFREEDDLLTGATDKHRWAYACAKTLDEFLALAHFKETRLPVVVVRLFNTVGPRQTGQYGMVVPRFVHAAMKNEPITIHGDGTQSRCFGHVLDVVEGLTKVLDTPSCLGQVINLGNDEETSIKQLAEKAIELTGSTSELHFVSYDEAYGEGFEDMQRRVPSLDKAKRMIGYQPTRSLADIINDVIREAKGSSAAGSTNA; translated from the coding sequence ATGAAAATTTTAATCACAGGCGGGGCCGGATTTGTCGGCAGCCATCTTGCAGACAAACTCATTGCCGAAGGGCATTCCATCACGGTCATCGACGACCTTTCGACCGGCCGTTACGCCAACATTGAGCACCTTGAGGGCCACGAGCGTTTTCGGCTGATCATCGACACGGTGATGAACCAGTCGCTGATGGAAGACCTGATCCGCGATACCGACCGCGTGTTCCACATGGCGAGCGCCGTCGGCGTCCGGCTCATCATGGAACAGCCGGTCAAGACCATCGAGACCATCTTCCATGGCACCGATGTTGTGCTTAAGTTCTGCTCGCGTTACCGCAAGCCGGTGCTCATCCCTAGCACGTCCGAGGTTTACGGCAAGGGTGCTTCGGTTCCCTTCCGCGAGGAAGATGACCTGCTGACCGGCGCGACCGACAAGCACCGATGGGCATATGCCTGTGCCAAGACGCTTGATGAATTCCTCGCTCTCGCCCATTTTAAGGAAACGCGGCTGCCGGTCGTTGTTGTCCGGCTTTTCAACACCGTCGGCCCGCGGCAGACCGGGCAATACGGAATGGTCGTGCCTCGCTTCGTTCACGCCGCGATGAAAAACGAGCCGATCACAATTCACGGCGATGGCACACAGTCCCGCTGTTTCGGCCATGTGCTTGACGTCGTTGAGGGGCTAACAAAGGTGCTCGACACGCCGTCCTGCCTCGGTCAAGTTATTAACCTTGGAAACGACGAAGAGACCTCGATCAAGCAGCTTGCTGAAAAGGCCATTGAGCTCACCGGAAGCACGAGCGAATTGCACTTCGTTTCATACGATGAAGCCTATGGCGAGGGCTTTGAGGACATGCAGCGACGCGTCCCGAGCCTCGACAAGGCCAAACGAATGATCGGTTACCAGCCAACCCGAAGCCTTGCTGACATCATCAATGATGTTATCCGCGAGGCGAAAGGCAGCTCCGCCGCCGGATCTACGAATGCTTAG